CAGGGCTGGTTTGAGCATAACAAATGGTCTCAGTTTTCCTCCTCTGGCTTCACTGATCTCCTGAATAGACGTGAGCCCTGGTCAGAGCCTCGGATGACTCACAGTTCACTCTCAACCACAGGAAGTAACGGTCGGTTCACCAGTAGTGCGCTCATTAAATAAAGAGTGTTAGTTGGAAGTAACACTGGTGTGAGATGTAAACAGATAGATGGTCCTGATTTTATCCTGCGCTTGggttaaaaagaaaaagttgcTATAGAATTTCGCCTtgaactctatctctctttttgatGCCTTTATTGGTACAGTGCTTACTTTGTCTGAAGTATGCCCCTTTTATGAGCTTTGATGCACCCCAAGATCAGAGGAATAACAATCAATGGCCTCGGTGGGCCAATGTATTTGGAGAGAGTGCCCAGGCTAAATCCACCCTTAGCACATCTGCATGCCTTTTAAACTTCCCTCTCGACTACTCTGcataccccccccctcctcctctctcgctctctttctctcccctcttctcttcctcctgaaTTCCTTTGCTCTCCAGGTACAGAGAGCTTCCCTCGTTTTAGCTCGCTATTTTCCTTTGTGTTAATTAGGCACTCACTGCGCCTTAACAAGCAGAGATCAGAGTCAgcgagcattttttttttctttctcatcatctttttcctctctctctccccctctctctttttcccctctctttctctctctctctctctctgcccgttGTGCTGCCTTTGATGAAAAGAGGAGCTGGCTCGGCGTTCGGCCTGCCCATGTGATGAAGCAGAACCTTGGGGTGAGCAGAGCAACAGCCCCTTAgacaaggagggagaggaaggagaggaggaagaggaggaggaggaggaggaagaagactcCCGCATACAGTAGCTAGCTCCTACAGAGTGGACTCAGCTCTTCATTTGAGACTTCATTTCTCCACGTTGGCCACCCTTTTATCCCAATATCCTTCATCACTTGAAAGACGCCCACTGTCATTTTTGTGCTGACAGCCTTCACCACtctggagggtttttttttttttcaagaattgcgagtggtgtgggtggtgtgtggggggggggggggggggggggggggggggcttgagaGTGACTCTCTGTGAGAAAAGGCCATGCTCTAAAGAGGCATAAAATACAGTTCAATGatatgggggtggggtgaggggtggcACGGcacttgtttatgtgtgtgcaactgtTGGGCTGTCCTCTTAAAACCAGGAAGATGGAGGCTTTCCCCTCAGAGCACAGGTCACAGTCAGAGGGCCAAGCTGAATAATTGATCAATGAGCGAGCAGTGAAAACAGAAACACAGCTTAGCACTATGTttccccacatctctctctctctctctctccctctctctctgtctctgtctctgtcgcaCTCCCTCTGTTATAAGCAAGGCATTCAGTCCCAAGGATCCTTCAGCCACATGCAAAGCTCTACAGCACTGAAAAGCCTCCAACTTCAGTTCAATTATTCAGCATCCCTCGGAGCCTATGAATTATTGAGATAAAAGCATGTTCTCGTATATGGCCGCGCGGTCCCGGCACCAGACACTACCCCATTCTCTAGATGGGCAGACTTGTGATGATTGTGAAAACACTGTGATCCAGTCGGAGATGAAGTCATTAAAGAACCCTGTTCTACAGCGGtgttggtggagagagagagacggcacaagcgcgcgcgcgtgtgtgtgtgtgtgtgtgtgtatgcctgtgatTAACTCCATTTTAACGGCTGAGTTGAGGGAGAGTTGAAATGATGAAGAACTTCTACTGCTGCCTCGCTGCAACATGACCAGGGCTCTCTCAAAGAGAGAGAACCAGGGGCTCATATAAAACTACGTGCTGAATCATTAACATAGCAATGAGATGTCGGTCGGGCTAGGCGAGGCGAGGCAAGGCGAGGCGAGGACTTGCTCGGAGGATCAAGCTAATCAGAATAATGGCtgagggggagaaaggagagtgCGCGCACTCAACTCAGGCCCCTTGTGCGAGCCGTGGGAAGCAGCAGCAAGCAGCCACAAGCGAGGGAGACAGACGCGATTCAAACTCCCATCTGTGGATGCAAATATCTGATCTGCTTTTGTTCTGTCCTGTCCCATGACGGAGTGAATTGTACCACTGGCTCCTGATAAGAAGTGCCGGTCCACTTTTCTTGGCGTGCGCTCGGGAGGGGAAAACAGATGATACAATAAATTATCAATAAGTCGCCGGGTATATCAAAGCCACCCTGGCAGCACGGTGGCTCCAGACCGCCTCAGAGTCTATGCCATGTGTTCATCACCCATTCTCAGCAACTGCTCCCTGGCTGTCGGCCTCTGCTCCCCATCCACGAGGTGTTTGAATAGGCTGTTCAAATATTTTAGCGGACGGGGTTTTTCGAAAGCGCCTGATGTTGGAAAACCCATCCTCTACTCctataacccccccaccccccccaccaccaccaccaccacaccccgcGTCATCTCGTGAACCTCTCCACAGAGCAGCGGAAAATCCTCACAGCCGACTGCGTTGGGGTCTCCACCCataatgcctctctctctcgatctctcccGATGTCCGCTCAGCCGACCCCCTCATGCAGGGAACTCTGGGTAATGGCCTCTCATTATCTTTGCTCTGTAGCCGGTTCGGTGCATCCGCGTTTGTGGCCAATCCTTGTATTTTCTCATGGTAGGGTAAACATTtacccagcagagagagagagagaaaaatagagagagagggagagagagagagagagaaggactagGCCATTAGGCACTAGGGAGAGTTGGTAATGGAAAGGGAAGGCCTGGAGAATGGAGCTGGCCCTCTCAGCAAACAGGGGAGGGACTCAGTCGCGTTCGCTTTGGCCCGAGCCTCTTATTGGAATTTACAACTGTCTGGAGAGAGTGTTCCtcagcagagcagagactgGACGCCCGTCTGGTCAAGCGAAGGCCACTTCGATAAAGGTTTTTATTGGCCGGAGGAATGTTACAATGAGCgctgaagaaaaggaagaacgagagacagaaagagtgaaagagactgATGCAagcacaaaacaataacaactgCTCAACAACATCCTTGCAACATCTTTGAATCTAACTCCATTCAATCTGTCTGCTCCTTTGAAAGTTGCCATGTGTCCTAATGACTAAAACCACAATGCATTCAATGCATTCTTTTCAGCACTATGTATTGTATTGAAACCAGGCTTTGACACTTTGAGTGCAGACTGAGTGGTGCACTTCTAGCCGAGAAATGAAAGGGAActcatgggggtgggggtggggggtggggaggaggtgcCCTCAGATTTGCAGACATCTGATGGCGCCATATGGTTACCATGGCATATTACCCATGCCCAATAGTCAGGTGCCCGAGATTTCACCTTTTttttaccacacacacgcacatgggtTTTGTCAAGGCAAGAGCAGCAAAGTCAGGATTGCTCCGCACAGGAGGTTTGGGAGGCACCGTGGGAAGGCTAGTATCGGCGCTGCGCTCCCGTGCCGAGAGGAAGCACTCTTGTTCAGGAGGAtcagttgtgtttgtgtacgcaCCCCTGCTGTTTTGTTGGGGTACCAAGGCATATGATGGGCACGGCGAGAGAATTGtagccccctccccccaacccccaatggagggggaggggtgggagagaTGTGGTGGGGgcgaggaggtggtggggtatCTTAGGCAATCATTAGGCATGCAGTCTTGCAGTCTTAGTCCTgccggctctctctctttctctcccaaatTAAAAGTAGTATGACTATATGCAGGCCAGGGATCGGCAAAAATACGTCAGAATGTATTTTCAAATAAAACATCAAATACCCTGATTTTAAGTGTATCAAAATAACTTACAAAATGCAGTAACCACgccatgtatcaaaataaaatactgtatataaccaTACTCTTCAAAGGGAGCATGAAATCACTTTGCAAACCTTCTGCCTATCTAATCTATTCCTTAATCACTACCATCTCGACTCTGTTGATGAAGTGGACAGCAtttgagagcaacagctttCCTCTGCCTACGAGACATCTGCAAACAGTCAACAGATCTATGCTGACTCGTCTGTTACATCTCATAGCCTAaatactgtatcagagatgcactcaaaaagtcacaactgcACTCAAGTGGTACAAACAAACTAACCAACAAACCTATTGAGTGCCACATAATGTGGGTTTAAAGCAACCCAATACACTTCTATTACCTTAAAATAACGGCTTCAAACCAGTCTTTAGGGACGTCGCCATCTCCTTCAAGGCAGTGCTAGGGTTAGGCAAGTGTTTTTAAATTATTAAGTCAGCATGAGTTGGAGGCTACATTCATTGGTTTGcacttttgttttttgttttgtaaaaaatatttgccaGTATTTTTTACACTACAAAAATATACACCTATAAAGTTGTTTGATATGCATTTGATACACACCCATTTTCTTCAACCCAATGAAATTCAATGACAAAACACTATTTTGTAtttcaaaaacatattttaaacaCATGTATCATAAGTACTGCCCATCCATGACTGTATGAGTAGAGTTAGTCAAGGTCAGTGTTGAGAGTAACataccataacacataacaagaCCATTGAAATAATATAGGATATAGAATTAACAGCAGTAAAAACTAAGGATTagggtgctctctctctatctctgtcaacACTTTGTATACCCCTCTACCTGCCTTGTCttttccttttctgtctctgtccatgtgttgacatgtacacagacacccacataaTACAGTCACCATTTTAAACTAATGGGACCGCTGTATTTAGTCTTACTCTTATGTAGTCCTTGCTTGCGTTTGTATTCAATTGAGGTCCACTGTATTTTGCCTCAGGCAGCCATTGCTTGCAGAAGTGTTATCTAGACCTGTTAATGTAATCCATGTAATCTGCTTTTTTATCCAAAATATTGCAACGTCAGTAAGAAGTGCAAGCTTTTTAGATGGAAGGAAAGAGTGGATTTGCCATAGCTGTTATTCACTGTGATTTCAAATGCTGACCCACTCTTTTGCAGCTGTTGTGGGCTATTACCAAGTTATTATTTTGATTGTGAGTCTGTCCACTTTAaattacttacagtatgttctctccatctgtttAGCTACGAATTGAAATCCATTGTAATGGAAGTGCAGTGTTCTGTGCCAGGCAATTCACTTTGTGTTAGTGTGCGCTAGAATGCTTGTTATTATCAGCAAATAACCATGAAAAAGCAGTTGCCTTATTACAGTGAAGTTCATGGTTTTGGCAGACCAGTTGTCTGAGAGTCATTTTTCCAATGCACAGCGTCCTTGTCTTTGTTCACTATGTTGACTGTAGGAGAGTATTTTGCCATTTGCTAACTGGCTTGAAACTACATTAGGCCTACCACAATTATCTACACAAGCATTGGCTCAGATATACAATAGTGAATTAGGGCCGTTAGAAGTGCAGGAACGCATATTTGTACGCTTCACCTCTATTTTGAGTGCATAATGTGAACAGTACACACTCCCCTTTAGAGTATCTAGTCAGATTATTAGTACATTATCCGATGACACGTTAAGAAATGTATGGTCAATGTTAAGGTTTGAGGTTGAGTTTGGTTAAGGTGATGTTTAGCAATTGTTAAACAACAGTTTTACATAATAAACTTGAATCTCAACAGATGACCTACTGTCTCTGTAGGTGGACTACCCCAATTGTGCTTTAAACTTGTAAAATAAAGACACTGACACTATCACTGATTTCTGCAAACCAAATAATATAACATAGTTATGTATCAGTGAACGCAACAATTTCTGAAAatgcaaacaacaaaacaagtcccttccaacaatctcataGTCATCCCTGacctcttttttttggtttATTCTAGGTACTTTTTAGACGGAGTTCAAAGCCTGTTGGTCTCTCTTGGTGAGGTCCCTTCAGAGGCTTCCTGTAACCTTTGTGTCTTTTTCTCCTCCATCATCATCAGTGTGCTGCATCTGTCATACTCACACAGCTGGTCATGGGCTAAATTCCCTTTCCTGTGCATGCCTCTTAACCTGGATACACAGGATGATTTCCTGTATGCTTATAGAGGCCTCCTGCTCCTGTGAAGGCCAATGTATAGCCCTTGACAACAAACATGAGAAGAGTAATGTCCAGGGCAATCCCTGCATCCCTGTCCACTGTATAAAAGACCCAGACCTATAAACAGCCATTAATCACAGGTTTCCATATGCAACGCTCACCAAACTGTCTGATTAAACTGTTATTTATGATGCAAATTGGCAATACAATGTAGAACATTACACTACAGGCTATGAActcaaatatactgtagattacCAAACAAAATCCATATATTTTCAGTGGAACATCAAGCTAGTTTTGTGCTGGACAGGACTAGCTGACCACCTCTATCCCTGTCCCCTCCTTTTGTCCTACACAGATCTGAAGCTTTTCATAATTATCTCTACACTCAGACCTCAATAACAGTGATATTCTTGAACAGAATGGGTAACTGAAAATCCCCTCCAACGGTTCTCATCAAATTCATAATAAGCCGTTTTTAAGGCATATAATTCGTTCATGTCCCAAGCCATCCACATTCAGTTTAATTCGACCTCCTATTGAGCAACAGCTCCATTTTGTGAGCGTGTGATATCAAGTGTTTGAAAATGATATTTCAAAGGGCTTTTCATGGACCCAGTGGTCATGTACTTGTTAGTGCCCTGATAAGCCACTTTGCCTTCCCACAAGCTCAACTAATTAAGAACTCTATTaggtccctctccctctttgccTGATGGCAAAAGCTAATGTTTCGTCATTTGTGTTTTCTGGACATTTTTGCTTCTTCCCTTTCCTTTTCACTTCCTTTTTACTTGCTAAGATACAAACACTCAGTGCTATACAGCTCATATACATTATGCAGTCTAGAAATTATCGATGGTACATTTTATGGTGAGACTTAATGCGGTACACTGTGTGGAGATGATATAAAAATGGCTTTTATGTCTGAATTAGTATACAATGGCCAGTGGCAAAACTACAGCTGTACAGCATCAAAATCCCTTGGTAAGACTCATTATGCATTGTCTTCAAGGTTAAAGTCAAAGGTTCTTAGAGTATTACCTGCAATACAGCCCTACTACTCCACCTGTCAAGAGAACAATGGCTATCTTACATCCTAATCCAAGTCAGCGCAAggggtgaaagaaaaaaaagcccaaacaaaataaaacaatggaAAACAGGCCAAGCCAGACAGAAGGGCTACTTTTGCTAGTCCCGGAGGGAGTAGCAAGATAAgcccctctctgcttctcttcccCTCAAACTTTGCCGTTCTCCAAAGGCAATGCAAACGAGTTAGCCCGAAATGAACCTCCGTCGAGTCGTCAAGGCTGAAGACTTGCCTGCCTTCAAATTAGGACTGTTAAGCAGAATGGTTAAATTGGAATTCAAATTCTATTAGCGGTCATGCCCGACAGCAAATAACTCAGAACGTGGTCCAGCGCAATAAGACCATTACAACAAAACACATGGAAGTGCTACAGATCCATTAAGTGAAGATAAACTCAGGATATGTTTCAGTTGGTCTGTCTACCACCACTAATGAAGTTGTCTCATTTAGAAGCTGATTAAAACCAGTGAAAGACCGAGTCAGTTTGTAGTTAGAGTGTCTTTACATTTTATTATCACAACTGTTTAGGGCAAGTCTTTTGGAGGGAGTTGCTGATTAAAATGGAATAAATCGTGGGGTAGCTGACTTGCTTCAATCTACTGTAGATGTACGAGGTAAATGATATGACCAACGCTTACAGGCATATGTAAGAAGCTATATGCAAGACATTTATTGTAATAAATTATATAATGGCCATATTATGTTGCCAGAAATTAAAGAAACATGCCATTTTGAAATACTGGCTTCACTTGACAACAATGGCACAGCCATTTCATTTGCGGCCTGCAAATACTGTTTATGTTGAGTTAGTGGTTTTGGCTTGTTGTGCCACCCACTGCCAATTTACCAATCCCATTTATACCTATCTGaacccatgtggcctcacatactcactcacttagcgcctgagtctgtgagtctttagtccttagtcctcagggctcactttTGGACTCAGCCAGATGTGTGCCTCTCTTAATAATGTCCAATGAATTCCTATAGGCGAACTCCCATCAAGTTGTAAAAGCATCTCAAGGACCATTGGTAGAAGTAGGATGCACCGGAGCGCAATTACATCATAACAAAGGGTGTGAATACTTcagtcttttattattattattattttgtacaAATTTACAAAACACTTCAAACACCTGTTTTTTTGGGGAGTGTGAGTATTGTGAGATTGATGAAGAAACAATTAATTGaatccattttaagatgagTGCAAAACATAACAAATGTGGAAAAAGTGAAgtgctactgtatatgttcACATTTCAAACCAATGGGAAATCTTAAACCAAATGTGGATGCTTGCTTTCAAAGAATATTTTGAAGATACTATTTTACTGTTGCTTTTCACATCACACATGTGAAATCTCAGCAACGTCATCATTAACTTTTCACTGAAATCAGCCATACATAAATCCAGATAAAAAATcatcaaaattaaaaaaaaataaactacagGTCAGAATCTACAGTACAACCACATTGTATTtagtctctctttatcttttgtTTATAGCATAACCCTAAAACGTATTTGCATGAGGCAAACAGCATCAGCAGTGCACAGGAAAACACAGTAATCAGAAACACTACCACATCCACTGAGTGGTAGGAGTACCAGGGCATCTTGTAGGACTCTGTGCGCAGATGAGCAGCGCCTTTGTGTCTCATGACAAACTCAATCCAGTAGAGGGCTTGGTCCATGGGCCTCATCGGCTGGTCATGGTGGATCCTGGAGAGCCTCTGCATGTTCTCCTTGTAGGATGGCTCATGGAGCACCTCTTGTAAAGCTCGGAGGAACGTGTCTCTGTTAATAGTGCTAAGGATGAGAAGCTTTGCTGATCCTCTCTCCTTCAGTCGCACCACATTGTCATGCTGGTCAAAAAAAATAGGAATCCCAATAACCGGAACGCCATGATATATGGCCTCTTGAAGTCCGTTTGTTCCCCCATGAGCTATAAAGACTCTGGTCTTCGGATGACCCAGTAGATCATTTTGAGGTATCCACTTTACTAGGAGGGTGTTGTTACCAAGGGTAGATGGTATTTTCCCAAAATGCCTCCATATGACTTTCTGAGGCAACTCAGCAAATGCGGCTGCTATTTCCTCTGTCAAGTCACTTGGCAGCTCACCAATCAATGTTCCCATAGACATGATGATGACTCCATGTTCTCCAGAGCtctgcacaaagtcctccaggTCTTGAGGAAGGGGCTTTGCTGGTTTACACTGTAGCCCTCCCACATATACTATGTTGGGCATAGTGGGGCGTGGGAACTCAAACAAAAAATCGACTCGCATCAGCCAAATATCAGCTGCTTGCACAAGTTCATGAAATTTGACTTTTGGTTCAAAATAGTTATCACAGACTGCCTGGTGTTGGGACTGAATTAGGAAGGTCAACTCAAACTGATAAAAGAGGTAAAAACACATATTTGTCACCCTTTGTAAGAAGGTCATTTTATCAGAAAGGCCTGAATATGTGATAGGTATGTATGATACCGGAGAAGGGGCGACACTACGGTGTCCATCAGTACTGGTAACCCACCGCACATGGTAGACTAAGGGCAACTTAAGGTAGTGAGCCAACAAGATGCCTTCACTGACAGCAGGGTCAGTGAGAACCATGTCAAATTGACTCTTATTTAAACCCTGCGTCAAGGCTCTGTCCTCAAATATGGAGGACGCCATGTGACTGGAGATGCCATGGATTTTGTATATATAAGTGGACATTATTGCCTGtaaatgaatgaaattaatcaaggaactgttctctctcttcatttccaaatattttgaaatcattggtctgATATATTCCTTATTGAAGCCTTTCTCAACAGGCACCGTGATGGAGTTATAGTAGGCAGAGTCCTCTTTGATGTACCAGCTCTTAGAAGATTGTAAAACAGTGATGGAGTGTCCACGGTCATGTAGCATCCTTATCAGGATATCCATGTTCACCCAATGGCTTCCCTCCATTGGAACCACTAGTATCTTCCCTCCATGACAAACTGAACAGGAAATGACAAGGAGAGGCAGGAAGTAGAGGGGTGATGGGAGTGCAGGAGGAAGCCAAGACGACATCCTACTGCAaacaaaatgaacacaacaactaaataacatttattaaattatgACACAAATCAACTAACTTAATATACttcaaatgcttttttttttttgttattaactCTCTGGAGtcaaaatccccccccccccctggggatttgaaaaactgttccaaacacacatctcaatctttgctagtttctgtcctagaaacatataagtgacaccattggAAACCTTTAATCAAGAGAATGtaccaatggcactttgtaaaacaCTAAAAGAAAAttctaggatttcagtcctctcacctgcagcaggcccattcaaaaagcccattcaacgtcatttgcatttgaaagagacactcactaagtgacccatttgactagtctgactttttttccaatttgtagtaaagctacataacatttttaaatgttctttttacttatatggagccaacaccgttgttttcaaggttcaaacttcaaaagtcttttttttacctttgaactttaacctttgaaaatcttttttgttaaaatagttgtgtttacactgaattataataaaaagtaatttcattacatccactttactctcatataattattgtggaggacctatAGAATacaaccatatgtgccacttttgcatagatgctTTTAGCtagatgaaaaacaaaaaaatctcaaggtatagctgactgcctcaaagtgcctgaaaaggccccggacctccaagagGCCAGCAGGTGAA
This sequence is a window from Sardina pilchardus chromosome 10, fSarPil1.1, whole genome shotgun sequence. Protein-coding genes within it:
- the LOC134094006 gene encoding UDP-glucuronosyltransferase 2B13-like, whose amino-acid sequence is MDILIRMLHDRGHSITVLQSSKSWYIKEDSAYYNSITVPVEKGFNKEYIRPMISKYLEMKRENSSLINFIHLQAIMSTYIYKIHGISSHMASSIFEDRALTQGLNKSQFDMVLTDPAVSEGILLAHYLKLPLVYHVRWVTSTDGHRSVAPSPVSYIPITYSGLSDKMTFLQRVTNMCFYLFYQFELTFLIQSQHQAVCDNYFEPKVKFHELVQAADIWLMRVDFLFEFPRPTMPNIVYVGGLQCKPAKPLPQDLEDFVQSSGEHGVIIMSMGTLIGELPSDLTEEIAAAFAELPQKVIWRHFGKIPSTLGNNTLLVKWIPQNDLLGHPKTRVFIAHGGTNGLQEAIYHGVPVIGIPIFFDQHDNVVRLKERGSAKLLILSTINRDTFLRALQEVLHEPSYKENMQRLSRIHHDQPMRPMDQALYWIEFVMRHKGAAHLRTESYKMPWYSYHSVDVVVFLITVFSCALLMLFASCKYVLGLCYKQKIKRD